The Amphiprion ocellaris isolate individual 3 ecotype Okinawa chromosome 6, ASM2253959v1, whole genome shotgun sequence genome contains a region encoding:
- the rasgef1ba gene encoding ras-GEF domain-containing family member 1B-A isoform X2, which translates to MPQTPPFSGQLNTSSYNKNLYQSKEEGYPGLYYHDNNLASGSLEALIHHLVPTVDYYPDRTYIFTFLLSSRLFIHPYELMSRVCHLCMEQQRLGDPQADKMRVRKIAPKILQLLTEWTETFPYDFRDERMMRSLKELTHRLASGDEVYRKAVGQMSQGLIRRLTVLSQYEEALVKINATAAERLTALKAKPQAAIQRDLLSICNDPFTVAQQLTHIELERLSYIGPEEFVQAFVQKDPLDNDKSCFSDHKKASNLEAYVEWFNRLSYLVATEICMPVKKKHRARVMEFFIDVARECFNIGNFNSLMAIISGMNMSPVSRLKKTWSKVKTAKFDILEHQMDPSSNFYNYRTALRGATQRSITANSSREKIVIPFFSLLIKDIYFLNEGCVNRLQNGHINFEKFWELAKQVSEFMTWKKVECPFEKDRKILQYLLTAPVFTEDALYLASYESEGPENNMEKDRWKSLRSTLLSRV; encoded by the exons ATGCCTCAGACTCCACCGTTCTCCGGGCAGCTGAACACCAGCAGCTACAACAAGAACCTCTACCAGAGCAAGGAGGAAGGCTACCCCGGCCTGTATTACCATGACAACAACCTGGCATCCGGCTCGCTGGAGGCCCTCATCCACCACCTGGTCCCGACTGTGGACTATTACCCAGAC AGGACGTACATCTTCACCTTCCTGCTCAGCTCTCGCCTCTTCATCCACCCGTATGAACTCATGTCCAGAGTTTGCCACCTGTGCATGGAGCAGCAGCGACTGGGCGATCCTCAAGCCGACAAg ATGAGAGTCAGGAAAATCGCTCCAAAGATCCTCCAGCTGTTGACGGAGTGGACGGAAACCTTCCCGTACGACTTCAGGGATGAGAGGATGATGCGCAGCCTGAAGGAGCTCACGCACCGGCTGGCCAGCGGAGACGAG gtTTACAGGAAGGCAGTGGGCCAGATGAGCCAGGGCCTGATCAGGAGGCTGACGGTTCTCAGCCAATACGAGGAGGCGCTGGTCAAGATCAATGCTACGGCGGCCGAACGGCTCACGGCCCTAAAGGCGAAACCGCAGGCGGCCATTCAAAGAGACTTGCTGTCCATCTGCAACGACCCCTTTACTGTCGCCCAGCAGCTCACACACATAGAGCTG GAGAGACTGAGTTACATCGGACCTGAAGAATTCGTCCAGGCCTTCGTCCAGAAAGACCCTCTGGACAATGATAAG aGCTGCTTCAGTGATCACAAGAAGGCCAGCAACCTGGAAGCGTATGTCGAATGGTTCAACAGACTCAGTTATCTGGTGGCTACAGAGATCTGCATG CCTGTGAAGAAGAAGCACCGAGCTCGAGTCATGGAGTTCTTCATCGACGTGGCGCGAGAATGCTTCAACATTGGCAACTTTAACTCCCTCATGGCCATCATTT CCGGGATGAACATGAGTCCGGTGTCTCGGCTCAAGAAGACCTGGAGCAAAGTGAAAACGGCAAAGTTCGACATCCTGGAG CACCAGATGGATCCTTCCAGTAACTTCTACAACTACAGAACAGCTCTGAGAGGAGCCACGCAGAGATCCATCACCgccaacagcagcagagagaag ATCGTCATCCCTTTCTTCAGCCTGCTCATCAAAGACATCTACTTCCTGAACGAAGGCTGCGTCAACCGGCTGCAAAACGGACACATCAACTTCGAG AAATTCTGGGAACTGGCCAAGCAAGTGAGCGAGTTCATGACCTGGAAGAAGGTGGAGTGTCCGTTTGAGAAAGATCGTAAGATCCTGCAGTACCTGCTGACGGCGCCAGTGTTCACCGAAGACG CGTTGTATCTGGCGTCGTACGAGAGCGAAGGTCCTGAGAACAACATGGAGAAGGACAGATGGAAGTCTCTGAG ATCCACTCTGCTAAGCAGGGTCTAA